A region of the Desertifilum tharense IPPAS B-1220 genome:
GGCGAGGGTTCCGGCCCAGAGCGCTTTCCAGCCTAGTGCTGAAATTTCCGAACGTCTTTCGGGCACCAAGGAGGATAAGCCGCCCACGAAAATCCCGTAGGAGGGAATATGGGTAAAACCGCACAGCACGTAACTAATAATTAATAAAGCGCGATCGCTTAATGCGCCGCTTTCGGTCAGTCTGGCTAAGGTGAGGTAGGGAGGAATGTTGGTTTCGAGCAGCCTCCGTCCAATAATCACGGAAGATTGCCACAGTTCCTGCCATTCTAAGGACACGCCGGTGAGGAAGGTGAGCGGTAAAAACAGAACGCCCAGGAAGTTACTTAAAGGGGCGCTAAAAAATTGCACCAGTAGGGAGGTTTCGCCCGTACCGCTGAAGGTGCCGGTAATCCAAGCAGACAGGTTATTGAAGAAGATGTCAATCAGCGCGACGACGCCCAGAATGGCAATGAGTACCGCTGCAATGCCAACGGCCATCTTGACGCCATCTAGCGCTCCGATAATTAAGCTATCCACGGGACTAGGACGCACCATTACGGGGTCCATTTCTTCTTCTGGAACTTTCCCTAGGGTTTTGGGAACGGTGGTTTCGGGAACCAGGAGTTTGGAAATGACGAAACAAGCCGGAATCGTCATAATGGAGGCAGAGACTAGGTGTCCGGTAATCGCCGGAAAGACGGGACGCAGTAACCCGGCATACAGCGCTAAGACGGTTGAGGCGATGGAGCCAAAACAACTGGTGAGGATGGCACAGAGTTCGCTGCGGCTCATTTCCATTAAGAAGGGCTTAACGGCGATCGCGCTTTCAATCCCCACAAAGATATTGGCTGCCCCGGCTAAAGATTCTGCCCCGCTGATGTTCATTAACTGCCGAAAAACTTGGGCAAAAACTTTAACAATCGGCTGAATGATATTGAGGCGATATAACAAGCTGATCAACCCGGAGAAGAAGATCACCTGGGGAAGGGCGCGGAAGGCAAAGATATAGCCCGGATTGAGATTTCCTGCCCCCAAGCGTTCGCCCGGAAGCGGGACGTAGGGATCGCTTAAGGTGCGGCTAATCCAGCGCCCGGCCGTTCCTAAACCGGCAACGGGGGCGTTAGGGTTCGGCACAAATAAATCGGTGAACAAGAACCGCGCGCCCGCTTCTGAAGCGTCTAACACGGCGTTGAGCAGATTATTTAATCCGGCGATCAGATCGCGGGTGGGTAAAACGAAGACCAGCAAACCAATCAACAGTTGTATGCTAATGCCAAAAATAATCACTTTCCAGGGAATAATCCGCTTATTCTCCGATCCCAGCCAAGCGACAATACACAGTCCAATCATTCCTAATAAGGAAACGATGTTTAATCTCCAGTCCATCCACTTTCTCCCATATGAGTGCGATTCCCAGAAGGATTTAGTGCGCGATCGCATTCAGGTTTTGCTGGCAAGATTCACCGATGAATGCGCTATTCACCAATCAGCACCCTACAATACAGGCATCCTCAACTATGATTTCAGAACCTGTTCCTCCGGGTGAGTAAATTCTCGGTTCCGGATTTAGCCTTGAGGATTGTAGGTTTCGCATAACATCCTTATTAAACCCTATTTGCGTTGAATCGTTTGTTGTCTTTATGTTTTGATTTCGTTTTGCGATCGCCAACTGTTCTGTGTTTTATTTACTTTTTTGATACGTCTATGGAAGCTTTCGATCCAACTCCACCGGCTTGGACTCTAGGTGCGACGCACGCCTTCAACTTTTGCTGTCCCCGCTGTCGTTCGACGCCAATGGCAGCGACTAATGTTTGGATCAATCGGCGATCGCCTGTTTATACTGAGGATCGCCGACGCAAGTGGCAAGAATTTTATCGCTGTCAGTGCGAAACCGCCTGGTGGGCTTGGAGTGACGAACGTCCGCCTGCTGAATGGGCAAAAGAACAAAACTGTACTGAGGACGATCGCGAGACTTAACTTGAGCTGACTGCAATCGCAAATTTTGCCGAAATCTCGACAAAATGGTAAGATTATGGATTGTGTCGAATTCACCTAAACAGATGCCAAAACTAAAAACTCGCCGCGCTGCTGCCAAGCGGTTTCGAGCAACGGGCAGTGGCAAAATTGTTCGCCGCAAAGCGTTCAAAAATCACCTTTTACACCATAAAAGTGCTGAAAGAAAACGCCGCCTATCTAACATGGCGGAGGTTCACGAGCGCGATGCAGAGAACGTGCGCTTGATGCTTCCTTATTTGTAAGCAATTTTGAGGCCGATTGCCAGTTCTCCAAACCTTAAGGATATTGAATTATGAGAGTTAAACGCGGGAATGTGGCTCGCAAGCGCCGCAAGAAGATTTTAAAGCTTGCTAAGGGATTTCGCGGATCGCACTCTAAGCTGTTCCGCACAGCTAACCAACAGGTGATGAAGGCACTGCGGAGTGCCTATCGCGATCGCAAAAAACGCAAACGCGATTTCCGTCGCCTGTGGATCGTCCGCCTGAATGCGGCGGCTCGTCAACAAGGAATTAGCTATTCTCAGTTAATTGGGAAACTCAAAAAAGCCAATATCGGCTTAAACCGCAAGGTTCTCGCTCAAATGGCGATTCTTGACCCCACCAGCTTTGCCAAAGTTGTCGAAGCTGCCGTTCAAGCCCAATAAAATGTGAAGTGTGGAAGACTGAAGAATGAAAAATCGACTCTGGAAAGCGGCTTTTTTCAAACTTCAGACTTTACACTTCCTCTTGTGTTTTGGTCTTTTAGCGGTTCCTGGCTTGGCAACAACCAGCCAGAGAATCATGGCAAGCGCCCAACTTCAAAGGATTCAGCAGCGCGGTTATTTAACCGTTGCCGTCAAAGATAATTTGCGTCCGTTAGGGTTTCGGGATAGTGAAGAGAACTTGCAAGGTTTAGAAATCGAAATTGCTCAAAGACTCGCTGCCGAAATTTTAGGCGATCGCAATGCCATTCGTTGGCTGCCCGCGAACAATCAAGAGCGACTGGCATTAGTGGCTGAAGGACGGGTGGATCTAGCGATCGCGCGACTGAGCGTGACGGGTTCGCGATCGCGCCTGGTAGACTTTAGCACGCCCTATTATATCGACGGCACCGCCTTTGTCACCCGACAACCCGCGATCGATAGCCTAGAAGCCATTGGACAACAAACCATCGCCGTTCTGAATGATTCCACAACCGTCGCCTACGTGCGCTATTTTATCCCCAATGCCAATCTGGTCGGGGTAGACTCGTACCAAGAGGCTTTAGCCCTGTTGGAAGCCGGAGAGGCGGCAACCTTTGCGGCGGATGCGACCGTTTTAACGGGTTGGGTACAGGAATATCCCCAGTATCGCCTATTGCCATTTTTGATTTCTGCCGATGCATTGGCGATCGCTATGCCACGCGGTCTTCAGCATGACGCATTTCGACGCAAAGTCAATCAGGCGATCGCCCAATGGAGAAGCGAAGGCTGGCTGAGAGAACGCGCCCAATTTTGGGGATTACCCCTACCCCAGTAGAATTAAGAAGAATTTGCAGTTTAATATAAAAAAACATGGACGCTCAACTGCCCGTTCTTTATCTTTCCCTGCTATTAGGATTGCTCGGTATTGCAACGTGGTTCATTGTTCGCCAAATTCTGAGAACTCGCCGAGTTGAAACCACCCTATCGCGCCTTCAACAAAAGCTGAGGAAAGAAAAAGGCACCGCTCAAGAATATTACGAGCTAGGCTGTATCTATACCGATAAAAAACTCTTTTCTCAAGCGGTTCCCCCTTTTCAAAAAGCCCTGAAAGCCGAAGATTTACCATCCGAAGAAGCCGCTTTAATTTATAACGCCCTCGGTTTTGCCTACGCCGCCCAAGAACAATACGATCTAGCCATACGCCAGTACAAAGAAGCTTTGAAACTGAATGCAGATTACCCCATCGCTTACAATAACTTGGGGTACGCTTACGAACAAAAACGCCTGACTTCACAAGCGTTAGAAGCCTACGAAGCTGCCCTCAAAGTTAGCCCCGATAATGCAACGGCTAAAAAACGTTCCGAGTCTCTGCGGAAGCGTTTAGCCCCCTCTTAAGGGCGGGTTGGTGAAGCGGAATTTTTTAAGGCCTTAACCAACTGTGGGTGGGAAGTCCCGCACCCTATCTGTTTACAGATGGGTGACGGAACGAAAACGAACCGGGAAATCAACTGTATATCAGTCTAAAAGCCTCCTAATGGAATAGTTGGGGGGCTTTTCAGTTTAGTTTAACTTAAGGTGTTAATTGAAAATTTCTATGACTATTTAGATGAAATTGTGAAGGATTTAGGCGATAATCAAAGCATCAAAAGGGTTAGGGTGGAGCATTGCTCGCTGTTCTGGCTAACCCAGTTGGGGACTCACTCCTGTGCTGAATGAGTCCCTCACTGAGATTCGGAAATTCAGTCTGTTTAACGAGAAGAGATGTAAACAGATAACGTTCTCCCTCGGCGTTGGAGAGCTGCTAGAAGTTGGGGTCTAACTTCCCGCGCCCATTGGTCAAAATCAAAGGCGTCAGAATCAGTATTGAGGGCGGTTTGCCGAGATTTAGAGGAATTCACAGTCATTTGCTCGCTTCTAAAGGGTGTTATGTTTCCATTCTCCTCTTTTTTGGGGATCTCGTGGAGCTTGAAAATGCAACTCAAGCATACAAACTATGCAAGAATCACAACAGAAAAATGTGATTCAACGCAATTGATGCTATAGCAAGCTTCAATGAGTTGCTAATCTCCCTTTACCCCTAGATCGAGAAGATTTGGATTTCGCCTCCCTATCCTCAATCTGTGGGATTTGCAGGCAAACTTAAGCCGCTGTGGGGAATAATTAATGAGGATTCAGGAGTCATTCTTGGGCCTGGAGTCATGATTTGATTCTGCGGTTTAGGCATTAATACAGATTCATTTGTCCAGGGAGAAATCTGACCGTTGCGTGGGGTTAAAACCGCGTTAGAAGGGGCGATGCGGTTGGTTTGGTTTCCCCGAATGCTAGGAGGGTTGAAAGGGGCGGATCGCGGCGAGTAGCGTTCTCTTAACTCTTCTCTAGCCGAACGCGGGCCGAGGCGAGGGGTTTGGGCGATCGCACTTTCTGCAACGCCTAGGACGCCGAAACCCAGGAGTAAGGCGGCGAGGGTGAGACTCGATGGGGGTTTCATAAAATTACGCTTGCATTTGGGCAAGGACTTGTTTTAAGGTGTCGCGAGAGACGCGATCGCTAATGATGACTTCTCCGATATCCTTGGGAAGGATAAAGCGTACCTGACCCGCTTGGACTTTCTTATCGGTGGATAGGGTATCGGCGATCGCATCGAGATCCAAGAAACTGGGGATTTGGGTAGGTAAGTTCGCCTTCTGGATCGATCCTAGCTGACGCGCTTGACATTCGGCCGACCACAACCCCATTTCAACCGCAAGTTGTCCAGCCGCAACCATCCCAATAGCGACGGCTTCACCATGATTCACTAATCGATATCCCGTCAGGCTTTCCACCGCATGACCGATGGTGTGACCGTAATTGAGAATTGCTCTTAAACCTGCTTCTTTTTCATCTTGACCGACCACATCAGCTTTGGCTTGGCAAGAACGGGTAATAATGGTTTGCAGCAATCCCGGATCGAGATAGCGGAGTTGGTCTAAGCGCGGCGAAGCTTCTAACTTGCTGAACAGATCCGCATCCCAAATGATGCCATATTTAATGACCTCAGCCATCCCCGCCCGGAATTCTCGCGTCGGGAGGGTTTGCAACACATTGGGGTCAATTACTACTAGTTTGGGTTGATAGAATGCGCCAATCAGATTTTTGCCTCGCGGATGGTTTACCCCAGTTTTCCCGCCAATAGACGCATCGATCATCGCCAGGAGAGAGGTAGGAACCTGGACAAAATTAACCCCTCTGAGCCAGGTAGCCGCCGCAAAGCCTGTCATATCCCCCACAACACCCCCCCCTAGAGCCACCATTGTAGAGGAGCGTTCTAGGCGATGTTCTAGGGCGGTATCGTAAAGCTTTTGAATTGAAGCGAGAGTCTTGTAGCGTTCTCCGGGGGGGAACAGGTGAGTCGCAACCGTGAAACCCGCCGCTTCCAAAGAGGCGATCGCGCTTTCGCCATACCGCCTTAAAATGGCAGCATTGGAAACCAACAGCACCTGTTTCCCCAGCTTCAATTGAGCCATCATCGGCCCTAGGCGTTCTAAGTTGCCAGGAGCGATCGCAATCTCATACGCTGACTCTGGTAAATTTACCCGAATTGCAGACTCCACCATCACTCGATCCTCAATCTTCGCTTCTTCATCCTTCCACAGTTCGCTGAAATGGTTCAATAGAAAAGAGTAAGTTTCTTGGAGATAGTGGTTATGACGATTGATGGTGCGATCGCTTACGTCGTGTTCTTAGGCGCAGCTTACGTCGGTGCTTTAGTCCTGTTTTTCGGTCTACGCGCTGTCAAACTCATCTAGTCTGAGCGTTAACCCCCCTCTGGGGGGTATGAGCGTGCTAAGTTTGCTGCAACAAGACATCGCTTAATTACTAGGGCGAACAACGCGAATTAACTGACCTGTTAAGCTATCTAAAGGAGCGATCGCAGTATCTATCCGTTCTGCCATCCGTTGCCGATCTGGATCGTTTGTACAAACAATAATCCCAAAATGGTTTTGATCCGCACGATGCAATTGCACAAAGTCATAACGATTTAAAGTAATTACAGCCCGCAAATTCCGAACAGCAAACGCTAATACTGCTTCATCGGATATCCCCAGATTCGCATTACCCGCCTCTTGAACCGTTAAAACATCGTGTCCCATTGTTCGGAGGAGTTCGCTGACTGCTCGCGGAAACTGTTCATCTGCATAAAGGCGTGCCATTTACTCAACAACCCGATCGTTAGCACCAATGGCTGTAGCAATTTCTTCAGGATAGGCTTCAGCATACGCCCACGCATTCACCAGATCGGCGGCACGAATATGAGGATAATCTTGTAACAGTTGGGCTTCTGATATTCCCATCTGGCGGGCTTCAACTAAAAGCCAAACTGCAATACGAGTTCCTGCAATACAGGCTTCTCCCCCACAAATCCCAGGCGTTTTCTGAATCCCTTTAGCGCCCATACATAACCTTTCAGTCAGGTATTGAACTATATAGGCTCGATCGGAAAGCGAAAGTGCCAGCAGTTGCTCTTCAAGTTCTTGGCGGGTCATCACAAAATACGATCTATCCTAAATATTAACGATTCACATAAACTGCTTATTTTTTATCATTCAATCGCCACCAAACTGGGCTGAAAGGGTTCCATGAGAATCCCTAATATTTTATCAATTTGCACAATAAAATATTCTGGCAAATCGATTGAAACTGTTGAGCCATTCAATACCAGAAACTTCCAATTCGTTCCGCTTGTCACTGCCCCGTAAATTGGTGTTTCTGCATATCCCTCATTCTGGTTAAAAAGTTGAGCCGCAACCATTGCAGCCACGCATTGTCCCAAACCCGCAATGATATTTTCATTCTTCGCTTCAATTACAATTAACACTGGAGACGTAATAAAATATTGCTCCTGCGACCGAGTTAAAATAAAATCGCAAAACCCGGCTAACCCCCGGCTGCTATCGACGTTAAAATCCGTCCCCGAAAATAACCCAATCTGAAAATTCAGCCGCCGCCTCACCTCTGCCAGCACAGGCGCGATAATAAACTCAGATCGAGCCTTTTCGCTATTCACTGCTACTGCAAGCTGCAAATTTTCTGACAGCGCCTGTTTCAGATACTCAGAAGCAGCCACCCCCGCCACTGACTCAAACAAATTGCGATTCTCAACCAACGTTAGATTAAACGCATTTCGCACCTTTACCAATGTAAAATCGCTATACGCCATCTCAATTGCCCGTTCCTTCGCCTAACGATTTGTATTCACTCAAACTTCAGCTTACCCCCCATACGCCCTCAGCATCTTCTTAGGGGAATTGGTCAACTTGCAGATTAATTGCAATTCAATTTGCCAGACTGCTGAATCAGGCTGATTTGCTGATTTTGGGAATATATCGCACAAATTGTCGATAGGGTTTCTCGCTTTTGTGCGTTGGTGACAATCACAACCCCAACATAAGACCTCAACGGAACAAACCGATTCCAGGGAAAAATGAAAAATTCACCAAACTCATATTCTCTAATCGGGATTGCCTTGCTGTAAACTGCATCGCCGTTGTGTTGTGTCGAAAAACGATAGGCATTTGGACGGGTTGGGCGGTTGCTACCCATCAGAAAAGTCCCCTGCTGCACGTAAGCCTGTTGCTGTTCCTGGTTCATTTCTAGCAATTCCGCCTTCGCCGCCGACTGTTTAGCTTTATTGGGCAAAGATAGGAAACTCGGTACAGTATGAATCAACGTCACTAGGGTTAACCCTGCGACAGTTCCCCAGAAATTGCGCCACTGGAATTGCTGGCCTACCGTTTTCTGACTCATCTGGGTTTTAAAGAGTTGCGATCGCTTCCATCCTAAAAATAGCTCAAACCTGCTGTTTCACACTAATTCCTGGTGGAGTTGGCGGTATCCCCCAAATAGCAACAACCACACCACCACCACAATCCAATGTAAGACAACGGCGGGCCAAATGGAGCCGCTATGCCAATAGGCTAACGTGCAAATAATCCCCAAGAGGGCGGCTAACCCTAAAAATACCGGATTAAAAAAGGTCTGGCGTCCGGCGGGGAAAAAGCTGATGCCATTGAGGGGATGATAGAGAATAAACACAATTAAACCTGCAATTCCCCAAAACCCCAATACCGCTAGCGAACATCCTTCACTGGAATGGGGAAGTAATAGCACGCGGAAAAATAACTCTTCAGACAAGGCTGGCGATATTAATGCCAGTAACAGTACATCCCGAATAACTTTGGGTGAGGTTTGGGTATCCCGTTGGATAAAGCCAAATTGAAAGCCGATGGGTAAGGCAATGAGGGTATAAACGCCTAAGAGTGCAGCGGCGACTCCCCAGGCTGAGGCGTTGGGAATCGTGGTTAAAGCAGCTACGAAGCGATGGCTTAACGATACAAAGGGTTCAATGAGAAACATAGCGCCGATCGGACTTCCTGACATCGCTGTTAGGGGATTGCAATTCATCCGCTAAACTATTAGCGGCAGTTGACTAACTTTTTTATTCTAAATCGCGATTCCTATGATTGATTCTCCCTCACCCGCCGGGATTATTCGCACTCATGTTTTTATCTCTGGAAAAGTGCAAGGGGTGGGTTATCGCTTTTCTACGGTGGAAATGGCACAACGCTATGGCGTCAAGGGTTGGGTGCGAAACCTTCCGGATCGGCGCGTGGAAGCGGTTTTTGAGGGGGAACCGGAGGCGGTGGAGTCCCTCCTCAATTGGTGCCATCAAGGGCCGCCTGCGGCGGTGGTAGATGCCGTAGAAGTCCATTCTGAAACACCGGAAGGATTGAGTCAGTTTGAGGTTAAGCGCTGAGTTTTTCAACGACAACTTGACGATCCTGTTGCAAGATTTTAATCCGAGGGGTAAAGGCTTTCAGGAAGGCGTCAATGCCAATTTGGGTGTTGTCGGGGGAGGTTTCGGCAAATTTGAAGTAGTAGTCGTCAAAGACGATCAAACCGCCGACTTTGGCTAGCAGCCAGCTTAAACTGGCATCTATCACGACATCGCTAGCAATATGGGAACCGTCGATATAGATCAGATCGTAGGTTTGGAAGGGGAGCGATCGCAATACCTCATGAGAACTCCCAACTAACTTAATGACTTTTTCGGGATGTCCGGTGGCTGTCATGTTATGGTCAAACCGACCTTCTACCGAGCGGATATAATCTTGGGAATACCAGTTATGATGCTCTAAACTGCCTTCAAAGGTATCAACGCAGGTAATTCTCGCACTCGGATGGGTGAGAATATTCTCAATTAACCAGCAGGCGGAACGACCTTCCCAACTGCCAATTTCCAGAACTTGCAGGTTAGGGTAATTAATAAAACGCTGGAAGTGTTTTTGCCACGCCTCTATACTGGGACTAAACCAATCTTGGGTAAATTGATACCCTTTTTGGTAATTGTGTTTCTCGTATTGCAGGCGGTTGAGTTGTTGTTGGCTAACCGCTAAATTCGGATCGATTTCTAAGGATTTCCGAAAATAAGATTCGGCTTCTTCTATATTTTGCTTGCTAATGAAGACGTTACCTATACTATAAAGCAGCCGAGCGCGATCGCTTGGATTGAGGAGCTGCGACAGATGAAACGCCTGATTATAATAGTGCAGCGCCTCATCCAGTTGGTTTTGACGCACGAGGGTATTGGCTAAGTTATTATACGCTCCTGCGAGCTGTTGTTGAAACTGAAGAGCCTGATTAGGATCTAAATTATCCTTAGAGGTTAAAAATGATTCAACGGAGTGAATTTGATTTTCAATTCCTAAAATCTTTTCGAGGGTATTCGCAACAATCAATTGGTTAATCAGGTTAACTTGATTGGGGCTTAAAACTTGATTCATAAAAAGCAGTAAATCTAGGAACGATGCAATTTTAGGGTAAGCTGTCTGAGTCGGTTGGGTCAAGCTTGGTGCAATATCACAAAATAGGTCAAAGTGACGCAACCTGATTGACTGACAAATCTTAGGGTAGGTCGTATCAGCGGTTGCGTTGGGTTACGCTAACGCTAACCCAACCTACCCAAGAATCAATGTTGCGGTTGCGTTGGGTTACGCTAATGCTAACCCAACCTACCCAAGAATCAAGGTTGTGGGAGTTTTGTCAGTCAACTAGGCGATTTAAATCGGCGATCGACCTCTGTTCAAGTTGGGTTTAGGATTGCTATAGAGCGATGGGATGACTGTGAAAAAAATGAACCTAACGGGTCATTCTCTCATCACTCAGTTATGGGAGCGATCGCACAAACGTCTCCAAGCGTTCTAAACCCTTTTCTATCGTTGCCATATCCGTCGCATAAGAAAAGCGAATGTTGCGATCTTCACCAAACGCAATACCCGGAATTGCGGCTACCTGTTGGGTTTCTAACAACTTCTCGCAGAATGCTAAAGAGGATAACCCCGTTTGGCTGATATCCACAAACATGTAGAATGCACCATCCGGTTTAACGCAATGAATGCCATCTATCGCATTTAAGCCATTAAACATGACCTCGCGGCGCTTGGCGAATGCTTGGCGCATTTCTTCCACGCAGTCTTGCGGCCCTTCTAAAGCTGCGATCGCGCCATACTGAGCAAAGGTACACACATTCGAGGTACTGTGCCCTTGGATGGTACTGCACGCGCTGATTAACTCCACCGGCCCGGCAAGATAGCCAATTCGCCATCCCGTCATCGAGTAAGCTTTCGCAAAGCCATTACTAATAATGGTTCGCGAGAAGGCCTCCGGACTAACGGCCCCAATACTCAAGTGCGTTGCCCCGTCGTAAAGAATCTTCTCATAAATCTCGTCAGAAACCACCCAAATATTGCTGTCTACTACAACTTCTGCGAGTGCTTGAATCTCTT
Encoded here:
- a CDS encoding type IV pilin-like G/H family protein, whose product is MSQKTVGQQFQWRNFWGTVAGLTLVTLIHTVPSFLSLPNKAKQSAAKAELLEMNQEQQQAYVQQGTFLMGSNRPTRPNAYRFSTQHNGDAVYSKAIPIREYEFGEFFIFPWNRFVPLRSYVGVVIVTNAQKRETLSTICAIYSQNQQISLIQQSGKLNCN
- a CDS encoding acylphosphatase; translation: MIDSPSPAGIIRTHVFISGKVQGVGYRFSTVEMAQRYGVKGWVRNLPDRRVEAVFEGEPEAVESLLNWCHQGPPAAVVDAVEVHSETPEGLSQFEVKR
- a CDS encoding DUF433 domain-containing protein, producing MTRQELEEQLLALSLSDRAYIVQYLTERLCMGAKGIQKTPGICGGEACIAGTRIAVWLLVEARQMGISEAQLLQDYPHIRAADLVNAWAYAEAYPEEIATAIGANDRVVE
- the rpmI gene encoding 50S ribosomal protein L35, whose amino-acid sequence is MPKLKTRRAAAKRFRATGSGKIVRRKAFKNHLLHHKSAERKRRLSNMAEVHERDAENVRLMLPYL
- a CDS encoding NupC/NupG family nucleoside CNT transporter, with the protein product MDWRLNIVSLLGMIGLCIVAWLGSENKRIIPWKVIIFGISIQLLIGLLVFVLPTRDLIAGLNNLLNAVLDASEAGARFLFTDLFVPNPNAPVAGLGTAGRWISRTLSDPYVPLPGERLGAGNLNPGYIFAFRALPQVIFFSGLISLLYRLNIIQPIVKVFAQVFRQLMNISGAESLAGAANIFVGIESAIAVKPFLMEMSRSELCAILTSCFGSIASTVLALYAGLLRPVFPAITGHLVSASIMTIPACFVISKLLVPETTVPKTLGKVPEEEMDPVMVRPSPVDSLIIGALDGVKMAVGIAAVLIAILGVVALIDIFFNNLSAWITGTFSGTGETSLLVQFFSAPLSNFLGVLFLPLTFLTGVSLEWQELWQSSVIIGRRLLETNIPPYLTLARLTESGALSDRALLIISYVLCGFTHIPSYGIFVGGLSSLVPERRSEISALGWKALWAGTLATLMTGCVAGLFDFGNAAILGR
- a CDS encoding class I SAM-dependent methyltransferase, whose amino-acid sequence is MNQVLSPNQVNLINQLIVANTLEKILGIENQIHSVESFLTSKDNLDPNQALQFQQQLAGAYNNLANTLVRQNQLDEALHYYNQAFHLSQLLNPSDRARLLYSIGNVFISKQNIEEAESYFRKSLEIDPNLAVSQQQLNRLQYEKHNYQKGYQFTQDWFSPSIEAWQKHFQRFINYPNLQVLEIGSWEGRSACWLIENILTHPSARITCVDTFEGSLEHHNWYSQDYIRSVEGRFDHNMTATGHPEKVIKLVGSSHEVLRSLPFQTYDLIYIDGSHIASDVVIDASLSWLLAKVGGLIVFDDYYFKFAETSPDNTQIGIDAFLKAFTPRIKILQQDRQVVVEKLSA
- a CDS encoding pyridoxal phosphate-dependent aminotransferase, producing MKLAARVGQVTPSLTLAISAKAKAMKGQGIDVCSFSAGEPDFDTPDRIKAAAKQALDEGKTKYGPATGEPRLREAIAHKLRTDNQLSYQTENIIVTNGGKHSLYNLMVALLDPGDEVIIPAPYWLSYPEMVKLAGGTPVIVNTDGSTHYKITPQQLRAAITPQTKLFILNSPSNPTGMVYTPQEIQALAEVVVDSNIWVVSDEIYEKILYDGATHLSIGAVSPEAFSRTIISNGFAKAYSMTGWRIGYLAGPVELISACSTIQGHSTSNVCTFAQYGAIAALEGPQDCVEEMRQAFAKRREVMFNGLNAIDGIHCVKPDGAFYMFVDISQTGLSSLAFCEKLLETQQVAAIPGIAFGEDRNIRFSYATDMATIEKGLERLETFVRSLP
- a CDS encoding transporter substrate-binding domain-containing protein; protein product: MKNRLWKAAFFKLQTLHFLLCFGLLAVPGLATTSQRIMASAQLQRIQQRGYLTVAVKDNLRPLGFRDSEENLQGLEIEIAQRLAAEILGDRNAIRWLPANNQERLALVAEGRVDLAIARLSVTGSRSRLVDFSTPYYIDGTAFVTRQPAIDSLEAIGQQTIAVLNDSTTVAYVRYFIPNANLVGVDSYQEALALLEAGEAATFAADATVLTGWVQEYPQYRLLPFLISADALAIAMPRGLQHDAFRRKVNQAIAQWRSEGWLRERAQFWGLPLPQ
- a CDS encoding type II CAAX prenyl endopeptidase Rce1 family protein, producing the protein MSGSPIGAMFLIEPFVSLSHRFVAALTTIPNASAWGVAAALLGVYTLIALPIGFQFGFIQRDTQTSPKVIRDVLLLALISPALSEELFFRVLLLPHSSEGCSLAVLGFWGIAGLIVFILYHPLNGISFFPAGRQTFFNPVFLGLAALLGIICTLAYWHSGSIWPAVVLHWIVVVVWLLLFGGYRQLHQELV
- a CDS encoding cytochrome b6-f complex subunit PetL, whose amino-acid sequence is MTIDGAIAYVVFLGAAYVGALVLFFGLRAVKLI
- a CDS encoding DUF5615 family PIN-like protein, with product MARLYADEQFPRAVSELLRTMGHDVLTVQEAGNANLGISDEAVLAFAVRNLRAVITLNRYDFVQLHRADQNHFGIIVCTNDPDRQRMAERIDTAIAPLDSLTGQLIRVVRPSN
- the rplT gene encoding 50S ribosomal protein L20, yielding MRVKRGNVARKRRKKILKLAKGFRGSHSKLFRTANQQVMKALRSAYRDRKKRKRDFRRLWIVRLNAAARQQGISYSQLIGKLKKANIGLNRKVLAQMAILDPTSFAKVVEAAVQAQ
- a CDS encoding tetratricopeptide repeat protein, producing MDAQLPVLYLSLLLGLLGIATWFIVRQILRTRRVETTLSRLQQKLRKEKGTAQEYYELGCIYTDKKLFSQAVPPFQKALKAEDLPSEEAALIYNALGFAYAAQEQYDLAIRQYKEALKLNADYPIAYNNLGYAYEQKRLTSQALEAYEAALKVSPDNATAKKRSESLRKRLAPS
- the aroB gene encoding 3-dehydroquinate synthase, which codes for MESAIRVNLPESAYEIAIAPGNLERLGPMMAQLKLGKQVLLVSNAAILRRYGESAIASLEAAGFTVATHLFPPGERYKTLASIQKLYDTALEHRLERSSTMVALGGGVVGDMTGFAAATWLRGVNFVQVPTSLLAMIDASIGGKTGVNHPRGKNLIGAFYQPKLVVIDPNVLQTLPTREFRAGMAEVIKYGIIWDADLFSKLEASPRLDQLRYLDPGLLQTIITRSCQAKADVVGQDEKEAGLRAILNYGHTIGHAVESLTGYRLVNHGEAVAIGMVAAGQLAVEMGLWSAECQARQLGSIQKANLPTQIPSFLDLDAIADTLSTDKKVQAGQVRFILPKDIGEVIISDRVSRDTLKQVLAQMQA